A stretch of the Glutamicibacter sp. JL.03c genome encodes the following:
- a CDS encoding MBL fold metallo-hydrolase, with product MLLERIYDEDLAQASYFIGCQAKGEALVVDARRDIQVYQDLAAKNGMNIVAVTETHIHADYLSGTRELAAATNAAIYVSGEGGPDWQYEFEAERLLDQSSITLGNIIVTALHTPGHTPEHLSFLVTDGAFSDEPGFLLSGDFVFSGDLGRPDLLDEAAGGIDTRFAGAHDLFVSLQTKFLTLPDYVQVYPGHGAGSACGKALGAIPSSTVGYERNFAWWGPYLKANDEEGFIQALLDGQPDAHAYFGRMKRENRQGPVVLGDRAPLVQLDAADVAASLAADEIGVVDTRHHCEVHQGTAAGALNIPAGNKAASFGAWAVDPETDQRPLVLLAPDNGSAMEMWDHLIRVGIDKVAGFITSLDNLPVYVPPTIAPADLAGFEAAMVLDVRNKTEHSSGHVPGSAQLNAGRVLWHTDQLPSDGVIVSYCQSGVRNSVAAAALRRAGFDVVELEGSYAGWADWKQMQNA from the coding sequence ATGCTTCTCGAACGGATCTATGACGAGGACCTGGCGCAGGCCAGCTACTTCATCGGCTGTCAGGCAAAGGGCGAGGCGCTAGTGGTGGACGCCCGCCGCGACATCCAGGTCTATCAGGACCTTGCAGCGAAAAACGGCATGAACATTGTGGCTGTCACCGAGACCCACATCCACGCAGACTACCTCTCCGGAACCCGCGAGCTGGCTGCCGCCACAAACGCGGCGATTTACGTTTCGGGCGAGGGCGGGCCGGACTGGCAATACGAATTCGAGGCCGAACGCCTCCTTGACCAATCCAGCATCACCCTGGGAAACATCATCGTCACCGCTCTGCACACCCCCGGGCATACTCCCGAGCACCTCTCCTTCCTGGTGACCGACGGCGCCTTCAGCGACGAGCCGGGTTTCCTGCTCTCGGGTGATTTCGTCTTTTCCGGTGATCTAGGCCGACCTGACTTGCTTGACGAGGCTGCCGGCGGTATCGACACCCGTTTTGCCGGGGCCCACGACCTGTTCGTTTCGCTGCAAACCAAGTTCCTGACTCTGCCCGATTACGTGCAGGTCTATCCAGGGCACGGGGCTGGCAGTGCCTGTGGCAAGGCGCTGGGCGCGATCCCTTCTTCCACTGTCGGATACGAGCGCAACTTCGCCTGGTGGGGGCCCTACCTCAAGGCGAACGACGAAGAAGGATTCATCCAGGCATTGCTTGACGGGCAGCCGGACGCCCACGCCTACTTTGGACGAATGAAGCGCGAGAACCGTCAGGGTCCGGTGGTGCTGGGCGACCGCGCACCGCTGGTTCAACTGGACGCCGCGGATGTAGCCGCCAGCTTGGCCGCTGACGAAATCGGCGTGGTGGACACCCGCCACCACTGCGAGGTTCATCAGGGCACCGCCGCCGGAGCATTGAACATCCCGGCAGGTAACAAGGCCGCAAGCTTCGGCGCCTGGGCCGTTGACCCGGAAACAGACCAGCGCCCGCTGGTGCTCTTGGCTCCGGACAACGGAAGCGCCATGGAGATGTGGGACCATCTCATCCGCGTGGGCATCGACAAGGTCGCCGGATTCATCACGTCCCTGGACAACCTGCCGGTCTATGTTCCCCCGACGATCGCCCCCGCCGATCTGGCAGGCTTTGAGGCAGCCATGGTCTTGGACGTTCGCAACAAGACCGAGCACAGCTCCGGGCACGTGCCTGGCTCCGCCCAGCTCAATGCAGGACGGGTGCTTTGGCACACCGATCAGCTTCCGTCCGACGGAGTCATCGTTAGCTACTGCCAGTCCGGAGTCCGCAACTCAGTGGCCGCCGCCGCGCTGCGCCGTGCAGGGTTCGACGTGGTCGAACTCGAGGGCAGCTACGCGGGCTGGGCGGACTGGAAGCAAATGCAGAACGCGTAA
- a CDS encoding metal-sensitive transcriptional regulator encodes MQLEAESMRPAINRLKRAQGQLNAVIRMLEEGSDCRAVVTQLSAASKAIDRAGFSIISTGLEQCLQSEDPTADRADMEKLFLSLA; translated from the coding sequence ATGCAACTTGAAGCGGAATCCATGAGGCCGGCCATTAACAGGCTTAAGCGCGCCCAGGGTCAGCTGAACGCCGTGATCCGCATGCTGGAGGAGGGCAGTGACTGCCGGGCGGTCGTCACCCAGCTATCCGCTGCATCCAAAGCCATCGATCGCGCCGGGTTCTCCATCATCTCCACCGGCCTCGAACAGTGCCTGCAAAGCGAGGATCCCACGGCCGACCGCGCAGATATGGAAAAGCTCTTCCTCTCGCTTGCCTAG